The Drosophila subobscura isolate 14011-0131.10 chromosome A, UCBerk_Dsub_1.0, whole genome shotgun sequence genome includes the window CTGCTGCGACGCTGGGAGGAGCGCTGGGAGAACCTACAGCTGAGTAAGTGCAATCCTCAAGCACAGTTCTGTGCGTGCGCTTTTTTCTCTATTAATTCCCGTGCTTGTGCTCAGTCCTCGAGGTCTACCAGTTTGCCAGAGACGCTGCCGTGGCCGAGGCTTGGCTCATTGCCCAGGAGCCCTACCTGCTCTCCTCCGAGCTCGGCCACACCATCGACGAGGTGGAGAATCTGATCAAGAAGCACGAGGCATTCGAGAAGTCAGCCGCCGCCCAGGAGGAGCGCTTCAGTGCACTTGAGCGATTGACAACGGTGAGGAAAGAGCGCGGGGCGCGTGAACTACTGCTGAAAATTTGTCTAATTTGCTGATTTGCGTTCACAGTTTGAGCTTAAGGAAATGAAGCGGCGCCaggagctggccgaggagGCCGAGCGACAGCGggtgaaggaggagcaggaggccaaGGCTGCCTCCGAGGCGGCGGAGTTGGCCAAACGGGAGGCTGAGCGGCGTGACGATGTCGATGTTGGCACTTCGCACGACGATGCAGGTAAGCACAGACATTTGGCTCCCCATCCACAAACCCACAAGCATTGCCCCCACAAGCAAATATAACAAGAATATCTACGCCAATCATAGATTAAAATCAAGACTCAAGTCCGACCCAAATTGATCTCTAAACCGTTTCTATATCATTCACTCATGCTTACTAAaccccaaaacaaacaatcgAAATGTGCTATTAAATATTGCCATGGATTAACAAACGAACAactaacaaataaacaaaaaacaaaaaacaaaacaaaacaaaacgaagccgCCAAAGACACGGCCGTTGAATTCGAGCGCGCTGTCGAGATCCAAACAGGTACCGAAAAAGATatcaacaattatttaaagaGCAGCCGTAGAGCCGTAGACCGTAGCATGCGAGTAGCTAGAAATATTTAATCGAAACTTTGTGCAAACGCTGACCtcttgctttgctctgctcccaCCTAGAACGAGGCGCCACACCAGCTGCTGGCGAGGGCCAGGAGGGTTATGTGACACGAAAGCATGAATGGGACTCGACCACCAAGAAGGCCTCCAACCGATCCTGGGATAAGGTGAGTGTTAACCGAACAAGCTGAAGCACTAAACAATCTGttggctctgcctttgccccCAGGTCTACATGGCTGCACGCAGCGGACGCATTTCGTTCTTTAAGGATCAGAAGGGTTGCAAGAGCAGCCCCGAGTTGACCTTCCGCGGTGAGCCCAGCTATGATCTGCAGGGAGCGGCTGTCGAAATTGCCAGTGATTACACCAAGAAGAAGCATGTGCTGCGCGTCAAGTGAGTAGAACCAGCGAGAGGCGTCCTTGGAGCAAGCGATGCTGATTCGCATTCTTCTCTTTGCAGGCTCGCCAACGGTGCCGAGTTCTTGCTGCAGGCCCACGACGACACCGAAATGGCCCAGTGGGTGACCTCGCTGAAAGCCCAAAGCGATtcggcggctgtggcggccAGCAGATCCCAGACTCTGCCAGCCACCTCACAGAAGGACGAACCAAAGCGCAGATCGTTTTTTACTTTaaagaaaaagtaaattcAAGCATAGGAAAGAGCagctaattaaaacaaaaacaaaaacaaacaaattacacacacaaaaacacaacaaacaacaaacaaaaacatgatacggaaaaagaaagataacaaaaatatatatatttttttttcatatatttaaatttatttcgtAAAAGAGACAAATGCAAAAGGCGAAAGGCAACAATTCGTAAACCATTATTAATGCTTATCAAATTTGCACGATAAATACTGCTATTATGATTAAACGACGTATGtatcttatttatttaaacaaatacaaagtaATATataaagagaaaacaaaaacgacaaaaaaaacaagcaaaaaacacaacaagaaAATCCACATTTTGAGGAAAACCAAACTCGTGTATGCATTTCAATGTATTCgataaaaataaacgaaaatattCCTTTAAAGTACACCAAAAAGCTGCATTCAAACTCTTCGACATTCGCTGTTCACGGATCTTCAGGGGATTTGTCTCCGCTCTATGCGGAAGAGAGCCCCCAAAGGGGCTACAACAAATCCTGCttataaatacaaaacttAGGAAGTAGTTGAACCATCCAGCTCTTCCTCCACCTCTTCAACACGCTTATGCATCGCGATGAAGCCAGCAAAGAAGGTCGAAAATGCAGCCAGGTCGACACTGTTCGTTTTCCGATAATGTACTAGCTGGAACAGCAAGACTCGCAACACATCGGGATGCTTGAGGGTGTGATTGATGAGAAGAAGTGCCTGAAACGATTCAAATGGTTTAGTGCAATAACTTTGAGCGATTGACTGGAACCCACCTCCCATGTAATCCGGAAAAGAGTCTTATTGTGAGGGCTACATACATCTAAATATCCATGGTAGATGTCTTCCATTTGGCGAGCGGGTATGTCTAAGATTTGTGTTAGAAGCATCAAAAAATCCAGCACTTTGCGTGTAGAGATCCTGATTCCATGCTCACGTGTCAGCTCGAATGCCGCGAAGTGGCGCCTGGTGCCCACATATATGTTGGGATCGGCCTCAAATATATACGCAAGTGGAAACTTGAAAAGAAGATTCTCAACCTTTACGCCCGCATCGAAGGTGTTCATTTCAAATACTGCCCTGCCGTCAGCATATCCAGAAGTAAGCTTGAAGGTGTAGCTCTTGCCACTCTCCGTCTTTAGCTGACCAATGTGGCCAAGAGCTTTCTTGTAGCTCTTTTCGAACGATTTCAACAACAACTGGGGATCAACCTTTCCGCCTTTTACTACCGG containing:
- the LOC117903741 gene encoding uncharacterized protein LOC117903741, translating into MVACTPLGADICHFIPILNSQHATRHRKKKKMSGMMFEHTFQAYLENVPRFQYPLSQLGFDSKEISEKICEVFHDINSDFRANILNLKETCTTHKDHKLYKFGLLLQMPFKVTATEGRYVQGTLSHDLKADVKHPVVKGGKVDPQLLLKSFEKSYKKALGHIGQLKTESGKSYTFKLTSGYADGRAVFEMNTFDAGVKVENLLFKFPLAYIFEADPNIYVGTRRHFAAFELTREHGIRISTRKVLDFLMLLTQILDIPARQMEDIYHGYLDVCSPHNKTLFRITWEALLLINHTLKHPDVLRVLLFQLVHYRKTNSVDLAAFSTFFAGFIAMHKRVEEVEEELDGSTTS